From the genome of Cytophagales bacterium WSM2-2:
TTAATGAAGAGGAATGCTGAAATTTTTTTAAGGTCCTTCTTTTGAATTTTTAACGAAAGCAGGCAAAGCGCAATACCCTGAAAAGCACAGGCGAAGAAAAACAGCACGATGTAATTAAGTGAACGAGCTCCTCCCTGATCAAGCCAGTTTTCGATTTTCACATAAACTGTTTTGTCTTTTCCCGGTAGAAATTTCCGGTTAGCGATCAATTTATTTTCAGAATTGGTCTCGACCCTCATCCAGTCGCCACGAGTGAATTTATATTCGATCACTCCAGCATCCATAGGCACGACAACACTCAACTGGCCGTTGAGCTGCTTTTGAACAACGTATCTTTTATCGTTAGGAACCCAATTATTGAAAGAACCGCAAATGAAAATAGTGTCCTTGCCCTGGGTAGTAGGAGGAAGGCTTTCAATAATAATAGTGACCTGGGCTTTGGCACATGAAAGGGAAAGAAAAAAAAGAAAAGCCAGTGACTTTAACGTTCGGGATTTCATCCGTACCAAATATAAAAATTACAGATCGTTCGAAGTCCGCAATTTTAACCGCAAACGTTTGAAATTTGCTTACTTTGTAAATAAAGATTAGCCGGTGGAAATACTTGAGCTCCTTAAAAATGAAATCTTCGGATTTTTTTCAGTGCACGGATTGATTGATCTCATCAACTCGGGCAATTATAGCTCACTTCGAACCTGGGACGGAATTACGACAGCACTCTCACCATTAATTCCTTTCATCGTAGTTCTTGAGATGATTATGGCGTTTGCGCATAAGAGGTTTCATGCGTCAGAATATAAAATCCCTTTTTTTATCTACGTGTTCAACCGGATTGCAGGCCGTTATATTTCGCTGGGCGTGATGGCTTTTTGTCTCGGCTTTTTTCAGCCACTCGCAATCGTTCACACTTCGCTGACCTGGTACTGGTTTATTTATGGCTACATCGCCTGGGAGCTATCTCATTTTGTCTACCATTACCTCGCCCATAAGGTAAGGCTGCTTTGGTGCCTGCACTCCACACATCATGCACCGGAGCAAATGAATCTGTCGGTAACTTATGCTCATTTTATTTTGGAAGCGCCTTATGCCGATTTCATTCGCACTTCGATTTGCATGCTCCTGGGGGTAAACCCTGTCATGTTATTTGCCATCATGTTCATAGACGGCACCTGGGGAGGGTTTATCCACGTAGGTGAAAATTTTATGAAGGACACTCGCTTTGGTCTTATAGGAAAGATGATACTCACACCTTCGCATCATCGCGTTCATCATGCCCGCAACCCGCTTTACATGGACACTAATTTTTGTAACCTGCTGAATATTTGGGACAGGATTTTTAAAACTTACCAGCCGGAACAAACGCACATTGAAATTCAATATGGAATAACACGGACAATCAACTCCGGAAATTTCCTTGACGTCTACTTTGGTGAATTCTACTACCTCTGGAAAGATATTGCCAACGCGCCCGGCATTCTGAACAAACTGCGCTACATTATAATGCCACCCGGCTGGAGTCATTCAGGTGATCACAAAATGGCCAGTGTCATCCGGAATGAGTATTTGAAAAATCAATCAGTGCAGTAACTTTGATTTTTACCCGACCATGAACCAACTCACACTCAACAACCCGCGCACCGTACGCGCCTGGTGTATGTACGACTGGGCGAACTCTGTTTACTCACTCGTCATTACGTCAGCGATCTTTCCTGTCTATTATCAATCAGTGACAACCACGGCCGATGGAAAGGACATTGTTAATTTTCTGGGATTCGAAGTAGTCAATTCGGTGTTGTATTCTTACGCATTGTCGTTTTCATTCTTGATAATTGTACCGCTGCTGCCTTTGCTATCCGGCATGGCAGATTACACGGGAAACAAGAAGTTTTTCATGAAATTATTTTGCTATACGGGAGCTCTCGCGTGCATGGGCTTTTACTTTTTTACGTCTACTTCACTGCATTGGGGAATTTTGTGTGTGATCCTGGCTAGTGTTGGATATTCGGGCAGCTTGGTATTCTATGATGCCTACCTTCCTGAAATCGCTTCTGAAGATCAGTTGGATAAGACCAGCGCCAGGGGTTATTCTTACGGGTACTATGGCAGTGTGATCATGATGGTGATTGCGCTGGTATTCATCCTGGCGCCAACTACGTTTGGATTTCCGGATGCCGGACTTGCTACCCGGTTCTCATTTCTATTGGTGGGTGCGTGGTGGATCGGCTTTGCACAAATTCCTTTTTTAAAGCTTCCCGACAATCCGTATCACCGGAATCCCGGTAAGGGAAAGTTGATGAAAGGCTATCATGAATTGCTGAAAGTGTGGCAGAGCATGAAAGAAAATCGTGATATCAAATTTTACATTATTGCTTATTTCTTCTACAACATGGGAGTACAGACTGTGATGTACCTGGCTGCAACTTTTGGAGCCAAAGAGCTTAAGCTTCCTTCCGAAAAATTGATTGGCACAGTACTTCTGATCCAAATAGTGGCTGCAGTCGGGGCTACTTTGTTTGCACGGTTTTCCAATCGCAAAGGAAATAGGACAGCTTTAATTACCATCATTTGCCTGTGGGTTGTGATATGTATCGGGGCTTATTTTGTTATGAATGAATATGAATTCTATGCGGTAGCTTTTGCAGTGGGTATGGTGATGGGTGGAGTGCAAGCTTTATCCCGGGCAACTTATTCTAAACTTATCCCACAAAACTCAGTTCAGCATGCCTCCTATTTTAGTTTCTATGACATCACTTTCAATCTATCAGTTGTGTTTGGGACTTTTAGCTACGGTTTGATAGAACACATCACCGGGAGTATGCGCAATAGTACACTTGCACTGGCTTCTTATTTTATCATCGGACTGATCTTATTACTTCAAGTCAAGTCGAAGGCGATTCAAAAGAGCAAGGACCTTGCGTAATCTGAAATTATTATTCCTACTCCTTGCAATCTCCTGCTCAAAACGCGATGGAGATATAGCTTTGGATGATGTGAAATGGATTCACGGATCAGCCGATTGTAAAAGTAATATTGACCAACCGATCCAGGTTGTTAGGTATAATACAAGTACCTGGATTCTCCGGCAGAATAAATGTCTTAATTATGAAGCTCCCTTCCTGTTTTTGCTCATGGGAGAGTCAAAAGCTTTATTGATCGATACTGGTGCAACTAAAGACACGTTAAGTTTCCCGCTGTATCACGTTGTTGACTCACTGTTGCATAAATTCTACGGCACTGATTTTTCCAAAGCCGAACTTGTTGTTGCACATACGCACAGTCATGGTGACCATCATGCAGCCGATATTCAGTTCAAAAATAAGAGTAACACAAAAGTAGTGGGTCTGGATGTGGCTGATGTCCAGTCTTTTTTTAACATCACCAACTGGCCCGATCAATTTCAGGAATACAATCTGGGAAACAGAATTATTGACCTCATTCCAATCCCTGGGCACCAAAGAGCTTCGATCGCGTTTTATGATCGTGAGACAGAATTTCTTTTTTCAGGAGATACATTTTACCCCGGTCGCCTTTACGTAGAGGATTGGCAAGCCTTCACCAAGAGCATTCAGCGACTTGTGGATTTTACAAAAAATCATTCAGTAAGGAATTTTATAGGGAATCACATTGAAATGACTCGGACACCGGGTAAGGATTATCCGACAGGAACGATCTATCAACCTGAAGAACATCCGCTGTTGCTTACCTCTAAAGATATTCAGGTCTTAAACGACTCGCTCCGAAAAACGGGTGATTTAGTGAGACGAATTGTTTGCAACGATTTTATTGTCTTCCCCACATACGAGTCTTTACCCCGAGAGTCAAATATTGAAAATTCCGCTATAGCAACTTTGAATTTAGAAGGCTATCCCGATTTTATGAAATCAGAAGACAATGGAGTTTGGGTAACGAACGAAGGGCGAATCGAAAAACTGGAATTCGGAAAGTTAAAGCCGGTCTTCTCCGTTAGCATTCCACAACCATGTGGTGTGATGGCTACCGGATTTAGTTCATTGTGGGTAGCGAATTGCAAAGATGAATCGGTGTACAGAATTGATTTGAAAACAGGGAAAATTTTAGTGGTAATTAAAACAGGACTTGCAGATAAGGATGGAGAGTTAAGTATAGCAGCAAGCGATGATGGTATTTGGCTGCTAACCAAAGAAGAAGGCGAACTTTCAAAAATTGATCCACGGACCAATCGAGTGACTCTTCACATTAAAGTGGAACCCAATTCTTATGCAGTTGCATTTGGCTTCGGTGCTCTCTGGATCACCAATACAAAGAATAATTCCGTTCAACAGGTTGATCTTAAGAAAAACAGCGTGGTGGCATCGATCAAAGTTGGGAAGGAACCTCGATTCCTTGCAGTCGGACGAAATGGTATTTGGACTTTAAATCAGGAGGATGGAACAGTGAGCAAGATTGACCCTGTGACTAAAGAGGTAAAGACGATTGATGTCGATGTAGAAGGTTCAGGTGGCGATATTGCCGTTGGTGATAAATATGTTTATGTGCGTGCAAAAAAGACTTTGCTTTCGGTTATCGATCCGGAAAGAGGAAAAGTTACAGCTCGCTACGGGCCAATTGCGGGGAGCGGAGCTGTCGCAGTGGAGCATGGACACGTTTGGGTGACGGCACACGATATCAATAAAGTTTGGGTCTTGAAAGAATAACTATTCCTTCGGTGCGCTTTTAGAAAGCAACTCAACAAGTTTCTTATTGAAATCTTTAATTTGCTTACCCAACGGTGAAAAAAACTCATTGTCAAACTGCTCTACTGTCTTTACCGCCAGGATTATCGTTTTGATTCCTTTATCAGTAAGCGAAACGGTTTTAGCCCGCGTGTCGGTTTGATGTTCTTGGCGTTTGAGAAATCCCTTTGTTTGAAGTGTGCGCAATACCGTGGACGTAGTCATCGGATCAATTTTGGTGTGAGACGACAGTAGAATCTGAGTAACGTCTTGTTTGGACAGAGTGAGCCAATGAATACTTGCCATCAGAACAAATTGAGAATGTGTTAGCCCATGTTTTTCCAAGGCTTTCCGGATTTCCCGTTGCCACAAGTTGGTGACTTGCCACAGCAGGAACCCGGAACTGTCTTCAGCTTTCTCGACCTGGAATGGATTTTCAGATGACTTCATAAGCGATCAAGTTAAAGTCATGGTGGTTAATTTCAAAAAACAAACGGAGTAGCCACGTTTTTTTCTTCTGAATGCCATCCAACGGCCTAGACTTTTACGCGTCTTTCAATTTTTTCAGCTGCTGCAATCAGGGATTTTTGATCTCCTTCCAAACCGGCTACGATGCCTTTCATGACGATCTTGAACCACAACGCAGATAAAATTCCAGTCATGGTCATTCGCACAGTGATCTTCAGACCTTCGGGGGTTTCTTCATACCAGTGTTCTCCAAACATTTTTGCCAATGGAAACGAAGTCATATCCTTAAAATATTTTTTTTCTATTACTTCTACCAATTGAATTTTGATTTTAGGGCCGCCTTTCGGTTTTAAAATAAATGAAGAGTTACTTTCAAATTTTCCCTGGAGTTCTGCAGACTCAACCCCTGCATCCCAGGTTTTCCAATGGTTGACATCTGAAATGATTGCCCAGGCTTGATCCTGGGTAACTTCTCTTGTGGTAAGGGTGAATGTTCTCTGTATCATATTGTTTGTTTTTAGTATGTGTAAATATAATATGTATACTTATAATATACAACTATACAAAATACTTAACCTGTATAGAATTGATATTCAGGCAGCTAAAATTCTTATTGAGGGAATTTGACGCTATTGAGTAGCACTGATCACCAGGCGGACAAGCTCGCCAAGTTTCTGTGTATCAAGCCACCGCACAGCAATGACAAGGTCATGCTCATTGTCAATGACAATATAGTTTCCACCATATCCATTGGCATAGTAAATATCCTTGGAGATGTTGCCCAATTCGTTGGTTTGGTTTGTCCACCACATAAAACCGTAGGCCTTATTGGCCGCTGAAGGCTGTCGGACGGCATTCACCCATTGTTGTGAGATCAGTTGCTGATTTTTCCATTTCCCTTTTCGCAAGAAAAGCAGCCCGAACCGTGCCTGATCAAGTGTGTTGATAAAGATACCCCCACCATGGTGCCCGCCCCCACTAACGGATTGCATCATTGTGCCGTCCACAGGTACGTACGAATTTTCATAGCCATGCCAGCGCCAGGTGGAAGAGGCGCCTATCGGGTCCATTATTTTTTCCTTGAGAACTACAGGCAACGGCTTGCGCCAGACTTGCAGCAATGAATAGGCCATCAGATTGACACGCACATCATTATATTCAAAAGAAGAACCAGGCTCAAGTAGTTTCCTGTTTTTCCAGTCATCAATCCCTCCTTGCTTAGGCGGCCGATCAGCCCAATCACAATTTTCAAATAAGCATCCCGACCAGTCGGAAGATTGCGTGAGTAGATGTCTCCAGGTGATTTTTGAGTTGTGTTCACCCTCAAATTTTTCTTCTACATATTCGCCAACCCTGTCATCAACGCTTTTGATAAGACGGGCGTCATAAGCAAGTCCTGCTACCGTAGAAAGATAGCTCTTGGTGACGCTGAAGTCCATATCCACACGCTTCACATCTCCCCACTGAGCTACAATGTATCCCTTTCGGAGAATGATGCCAGCTGATTTTCCGCGATTCTTCATTGGGCCAAGAATTTTATAACCTGGCTCATTGATGTATGATTTAAGAACTGCAACTCTTAAGTCAATGTCCGTTTTTGTTTCACTATGAATGGCAAATCTCACAGCACTGTCCAGAAGCTGAGAATTCATTTTCACTTCAGTTGCTTTTTTGGTTTGCCATACAGAATCAGGGAAATATTCCTGTGCTGAAAGGCGTGATCCAAACGTGATTAATGTTAAAACTGTTAAGCTGGTACGCAATAAATTCATGGCCTTTTGTTTCAGGCTAACTTAACCAGAAATACGGATTTGCCACTGATGAATCATATGGAGCGGTGGCAATTTTATTCGTTTGGATGCCGAACATAAAATAGGAGCCCCCATTATCCGGAGGCTCCTTGAAAACCCTACTATGAGCCTGGTTAATCTTCCAGTGCACCAAATTTTCCATTTTCGAAATCACCGAAAGCCTGTACTAGTTCAGCCTGTGTGTTCATCACAAAAGGTCCATAAGCGGCAATCGGCTCTTTGATTGGCTCTCCACTCAACACCAGCACAGTAGCGTCTTCTGTTGCGGTGAGTTTGAATTGCTCGCCTTCATTTTTAAACAAGACGAAATGATTGGCAGGGGCACTTTCGCTGTCGTTAACTTTCACACTTCCGTCAATAATTACCAATGCCGTATTGTACGATGCTGGAAATGAGAATTCTGCTTCACCGCCTTTTTTCAGTTTAGCGTTTAGCAAATGCACGGGAGTAAAAGTGGAAGCAGCGCCCTTTACATCTTTATATTGCCCGGCAATGACTTCAATGATTCCGCTATCATTGAGCAATTGATATTTTCCGATCTGTGCATTGGTGATGCCCTGGTATTTTGGCTTCGACATTTTATCCTTTGACGGAAGGTTCACCCAAAGCTGTACCATTTGAAAATCGCCACCAGCTTTACTGAAATTTTTTTCATGATATTCTTTGTGCAACACGCCTGAGGCAGCAGTCATCCATTGTACATCTCCTTCACCGATTACTCCACTGTTGCCAGAGCTGTCATGATGGGCAACTTTGCCTTTGTATGCAATAGTTACAGTTTCAAATCCCCGGTGCGGGTGAACTCCCACACCTCTCGGTTTGCCTGTAGGAGGGAAGTAAAATTTGGAATTGTAGTCCATCATTATAAATGGGCTCATTCGTTGCATAGTCACCCTTCCCGGTATAAAATTGTGCACCCGGAACCCATCACCTACAAAATGAGTATCGCTGGGGGGTATTATCGATTCAATATTCTTAGTGTTCATAAAGTAAAATTAGATGTTTAAACATCTAACCAAACCCAAGCCCGGTTAGTTCCATAAAAAAGAACTGGCTTTGAACTAGTGAAACCACCGGAAATTATACTACCTCACCATTTTTATCGGTCGATAAAATTTCAGTCATGTAATTAAAAAAAGGACGAATGGCTTTAAAGGTGGTATTGACCTTATCCACGAAGTCTGCCGCTAAAACTTCATCATCGGTAAACGAATGCTCAAACCAATATTGTTTGTAGCGAAGCAGTTTGATAGCAGGATGATCTTTAGGGAACCCACGGGGTGCAGTTTTCACCTGGTCACCTTGCATTTCCCCGAAATTATTTTTTAGTTTTTTATTTGAAAGTAATTTATACCAGTCATCGTAGTTGAAATCAATGTCTTCTCGAACACGTTTCAGGATATCAGGATGGGGGTATGCAAATCCACAACCCACGCGTGATTCTCCAGGTTTTATCCAGTAATAATAACCGCCCCGAAGTAGTGGCTTTTGCCTTTTCAGATAACCGAAAAACCGGGGATTGTAGGGAGTTTTATCTTCAGAAAAACGCACGTCATTGTATATCCGGTACAAGCTTTCCTTTCCGCTTACGGTTTGAATCATGTCGTGCTGATTCATTTTATGAATCAATAAGTCTACCCAAGCAGCGACATTGGCGTGTGCTTCAACATAGAGATCTTTATTTTTCTGAAACCATTCACGATTGTTATTCCTTTTGAGTCGCTTCAGGAATTCGAACGTTGACTTTTCTATCAGAATCTTCATAAACGTTGAAGATAGCTGAAAATTTAATTGGCGATACCTGGGGCGTAGTCAAAAAAATCACTTCGGACTTTAGCTCCGAAGTGATTTCAGAAAAGATATTCTGTAGACTAAAAACGAGTTTCGTCAATCATATGCCACAAACCATTAGCAGCTCCATCGCCACGCAAATCGCCCCGGACTGCGTCTTGCCCGAAATAGTATAGCGGCTTGCCTTTGTAAGTCGCCTGTTGGCCGCCATTTACAATACTGAAATTAGTTGCTGTGAGCAGTGAAGGGACATTGCCGGTGTTGATCGTAAAGGCAGGCCAGTTGGTAGTACAAGCACCTGTGCAGGAACTGGTACTATTAGCGTCATTGTCAAAAATATAAAGTGTTTTCCCTTTTGGAGCCACAATGTATTTTTTGTTGTTCGCAGGATTGACTGAGATCATGACCTCATAGTCAGGCTTAGCCACATACCAAAGATTACCAGATTTGTCGCCAAAAATGTCTCCTGCTTTTTTGTCATCGATGAAGTAGTATAGTGGCCAGCCTTTGTAAGTTGTTTGCTTTCTGCCATCAGCGGTAGTTATTTCAGCAAAGTCATCTTGAGACAGCCCAGAGCCTAGTGTAGGATTGCTGACATAAAAAATAGGCCAGTTTGCAATGCAACCACCAGTGCAGGTGTTGGAACCAGCGTTATCTGTTGAGAAAAAATATAGCGTTTTGCCAAGATCATCGGCAATGATATTTCCAAAGTGAGCGTCAGCTTTCACTTGCACCCCCTTGGCCGCAGGTGCAACATCGTCAGACTTTTTTGAGCAAGCGGACAGGAGGACAAACACCACGAGGGTAAGGCCAGCCGATCCTTTCAAAGGATTCATCCAACTTCTCGAATTCATCATCATTTCTTTTGTTTTCATTGTTTATTTTTTGGGTAAAATAGATTGCAAAATTGCCCGTATGCCCTGATTTTGGACTGTGTATGCCGTGCCAAAGACTGGTATAATTGTTTCAGCAACGGTAACTAAGTACCTTTGAGTGGAATTGAGTGAAGATTTCCCGATTTGGATTGCCTTACGATTTGAAGAGTATGCGGTTTTTTTTCTTACCACTATTTGCGGCACTAGCCAGTGCCGTTTATTCCCAAAGCCCACGGCTTCAAAAACTTCACGATGAACTGAAGAATCACCCTCTAGAGGATACCGTTCGGGCTAAGCTGTTAAACGAACTCAGTCTGCGTGTTCTTAAGTACGAACCCAGGAAATCACTCATATTTGCCGAGCGAGCTTTACAGTTAAGTGACTCTCTCAAATTCCAAAGTGGTATTGCCGAAGCCAGAAATAATATGGCTGTCTACTATCTGGTGAAAGGTGATGCAGATTTGGCTTTAGAGCATGCACTGGCTGCTCTCAAAATAGGAGAGCAGACGCATCGAGTAGATGTATTGGCAAACAGCTATGCAATTTTAGGGACGATTTACCATAGTCAGTTGGACTATGACAAGGCACGCAGTTACTTGCTATTAGCACAAAAGGCAAATTTGAAACCGAACAACATAGTTGTTGAAAGTAAGATTTTGAATTCTTTCGGATCCATAGCCAGCGATCGAAAAAAATATGATACTGCATTGTACTATTTCGGGAAAGCCCTGAAAGTCATGGAGGATAACAATGAAGACTATCGGATTCCTGAAGTGATCAATAACATAGGATTGGTTTATACGCGACAAGACAATAATAAAGAGGCTGTAAAGTATTATTTTAAGTCACTTGATGCCGCAAGAAAAAATTTTAACAACAGGGCAGAAGCTTTAGCGCTTTTTAATATCGGGAATACAATTCTGAATGGTAAGAATTATGCTGAAGCAGAAAAATTTCTGTTGCAATCACTTGCCATTTCCAGAAAGAACGGTGAAGCGAAGATGATCTCATCTAATTACATGGCACTGGGTCAACTTAAAAATGAGACTGGAAAATTTGGTGAAGCTCATAGATACATCTCCGGTTTCTACGAATTAAAGGACAGCCTTTTGAATGTGGAAAAAGTAAAAAAAATTGCTGAATTGGAGGTTAAGTATGAAACGGAGAAAAAAGAGCATGCCATTCAGTTACTTGAACGTGATAATCGGATTCAAAATCTGAAGGCAAATATTCTGTTTTCTGTTTTGTTTTTGCTTGCTGTTTTGTCGACATCAGTCTACTATTTGCAACAAAGCCGTGAGCGTAAGAACCGGATGATCCTCAACCTGGAAATCGACCGCCTCACAACGCAAAACATCGAGATTTCAGAGAAATACAAAGATGTACTTGCGAGTGGCAATGCAAAGACAATCGAATCCGTAGATCAGCGTCTACTTAAAAAGACAATCGAAGTTGTCGAAAATAAAATGGGCGACCCATTGTTTGGCGTTGAACAAATGGCCAAAGAGTTGGGAATGAGCCGGACTAATTTACATCGTAAGATAAAAGCGATCACCGGTTTTCCTCCCAGCGAATTGATCCGGAACATTCGGTTAAGAAAGGCGGCT
Proteins encoded in this window:
- a CDS encoding fatty acid hydroxylase; the encoded protein is MEILELLKNEIFGFFSVHGLIDLINSGNYSSLRTWDGITTALSPLIPFIVVLEMIMAFAHKRFHASEYKIPFFIYVFNRIAGRYISLGVMAFCLGFFQPLAIVHTSLTWYWFIYGYIAWELSHFVYHYLAHKVRLLWCLHSTHHAPEQMNLSVTYAHFILEAPYADFIRTSICMLLGVNPVMLFAIMFIDGTWGGFIHVGENFMKDTRFGLIGKMILTPSHHRVHHARNPLYMDTNFCNLLNIWDRIFKTYQPEQTHIEIQYGITRTINSGNFLDVYFGEFYYLWKDIANAPGILNKLRYIIMPPGWSHSGDHKMASVIRNEYLKNQSVQ
- a CDS encoding MFS transporter, with translation MNQLTLNNPRTVRAWCMYDWANSVYSLVITSAIFPVYYQSVTTTADGKDIVNFLGFEVVNSVLYSYALSFSFLIIVPLLPLLSGMADYTGNKKFFMKLFCYTGALACMGFYFFTSTSLHWGILCVILASVGYSGSLVFYDAYLPEIASEDQLDKTSARGYSYGYYGSVIMMVIALVFILAPTTFGFPDAGLATRFSFLLVGAWWIGFAQIPFLKLPDNPYHRNPGKGKLMKGYHELLKVWQSMKENRDIKFYIIAYFFYNMGVQTVMYLAATFGAKELKLPSEKLIGTVLLIQIVAAVGATLFARFSNRKGNRTALITIICLWVVICIGAYFVMNEYEFYAVAFAVGMVMGGVQALSRATYSKLIPQNSVQHASYFSFYDITFNLSVVFGTFSYGLIEHITGSMRNSTLALASYFIIGLILLLQVKSKAIQKSKDLA
- the marR gene encoding MarR family transcriptional regulator; translated protein: MKSSENPFQVEKAEDSSGFLLWQVTNLWQREIRKALEKHGLTHSQFVLMASIHWLTLSKQDVTQILLSSHTKIDPMTTSTVLRTLQTKGFLKRQEHQTDTRAKTVSLTDKGIKTIILAVKTVEQFDNEFFSPLGKQIKDFNKKLVELLSKSAPKE
- a CDS encoding serine hydrolase, which produces MNLLRTSLTVLTLITFGSRLSAQEYFPDSVWQTKKATEVKMNSQLLDSAVRFAIHSETKTDIDLRVAVLKSYINEPGYKILGPMKNRGKSAGIILRKGYIVAQWGDVKRVDMDFSVTKSYLSTVAGLAYDARLIKSVDDRVGEYVEEKFEGEHNSKITWRHLLTQSSDWSGCLFENCDWADRPPKQGGIDDWKNRKLLEPGSSFEYNDVRVNLMAYSLLQVWRKPLPVVLKEKIMDPIGASSTWRWHGYENSYVPVDGTMMQSVSGGGHHGGGIFINTLDQARFGLLFLRKGKWKNQQLISQQWVNAVRQPSAANKAYGFMWWTNQTNELGNISKDIYYANGYGGNYIVIDNEHDLVIAVRWLDTQKLGELVRLVISATQ
- a CDS encoding quercetin 2,3-dioxygenase; the protein is MMDYNSKFYFPPTGKPRGVGVHPHRGFETVTIAYKGKVAHHDSSGNSGVIGEGDVQWMTAASGVLHKEYHEKNFSKAGGDFQMVQLWVNLPSKDKMSKPKYQGITNAQIGKYQLLNDSGIIEVIAGQYKDVKGAASTFTPVHLLNAKLKKGGEAEFSFPASYNTALVIIDGSVKVNDSESAPANHFVLFKNEGEQFKLTATEDATVLVLSGEPIKEPIAAYGPFVMNTQAELVQAFGDFENGKFGALED
- a CDS encoding TIGR02453 family protein is translated as MKILIEKSTFEFLKRLKRNNNREWFQKNKDLYVEAHANVAAWVDLLIHKMNQHDMIQTVSGKESLYRIYNDVRFSEDKTPYNPRFFGYLKRQKPLLRGGYYYWIKPGESRVGCGFAYPHPDILKRVREDIDFNYDDWYKLLSNKKLKNNFGEMQGDQVKTAPRGFPKDHPAIKLLRYKQYWFEHSFTDDEVLAADFVDKVNTTFKAIRPFFNYMTEILSTDKNGEVV